From the Chloroflexus aurantiacus J-10-fl genome, one window contains:
- a CDS encoding biotin-dependent carboxyltransferase family protein translates to MTLATIDIIASGPLLTIQDGGRLTARRYGVPPGGAMDRFALVAANRLTGNLPDAPLLELTAGGVSMRFNSAMLIALTGADLQARLNEIPLAPWQSVVAPAGSILNLGGRQGSWGGRAYLAIAGDLEAEWAVGGAGTCLAGGFGGYQGRALRAGDQIKVRTRALNGENGYRWWPTDRRPPYCAHPCLRVLPGPQRDLLPTAWESLLSQDFQLDQAASRQGYRLSGATLPVHHLSLPSFGVIPGAIQLPPDGRPILLMADAQTTGGYPVIAVVIGADLPLAAQLLPNDRLRFAETDLATAQAAWAEQTMWLAAGPADDEDIQLLAQAGALG, encoded by the coding sequence ATGACACTCGCAACGATTGACATCATCGCCAGTGGCCCCTTGCTAACCATTCAAGATGGTGGACGGCTCACAGCCCGACGCTACGGCGTGCCACCGGGAGGGGCCATGGATCGATTCGCCCTGGTAGCAGCGAATCGTCTGACCGGCAATCTTCCAGACGCACCACTGCTCGAATTGACCGCCGGCGGGGTGAGCATGCGCTTCAACAGTGCAATGCTGATAGCGCTGACCGGTGCCGATCTCCAGGCCCGGCTCAACGAGATACCACTTGCACCATGGCAAAGCGTGGTAGCCCCGGCAGGCAGCATCCTAAACCTGGGCGGACGCCAGGGTAGCTGGGGCGGACGTGCTTATCTGGCGATAGCCGGCGATCTCGAAGCTGAGTGGGCGGTTGGTGGTGCAGGCACCTGTCTTGCCGGTGGATTTGGCGGGTATCAGGGCCGCGCATTACGGGCTGGCGATCAGATCAAGGTCCGGACTCGCGCATTAAATGGAGAGAATGGATACCGTTGGTGGCCGACAGATCGGCGTCCACCGTACTGCGCCCACCCCTGCCTGCGCGTCCTCCCCGGCCCGCAACGTGATCTGCTGCCAACGGCCTGGGAGTCGCTCCTTTCACAAGACTTTCAGCTCGATCAGGCTGCCAGCCGCCAGGGGTATCGCCTGAGCGGAGCGACCCTTCCAGTTCATCACCTGTCACTACCCTCATTTGGCGTTATACCGGGCGCAATCCAATTACCGCCCGATGGTCGACCCATTTTGTTGATGGCCGATGCCCAAACGACCGGTGGTTATCCGGTGATTGCGGTGGTTATCGGTGCCGACCTGCCGCTGGCTGCACAACTCTTGCCGAACGACCGACTACGTTTTGCTGAAACTGACCTGGCTACGGCCCAGGCAGCATGGGCCGAACAGACCATGTGGCTCGCCGCCGGTCCCGCCGATGACGAGGATATCCAGCTACTTGCCCAGGCCGGAGCATTGGGGTGA
- a CDS encoding flippase: MSSHATSPAPISGARLARNASAMMAAQLLTWAMAFLVAIFQPRILGPLAIGQLSIALSIWMIVGVLITFGMDTYLTKAVAREPHRTGTLVTTSLLVRTALWLLGCLAVFGYDLAAVSADPTQTALIWIIGLMTLFSVLSGGLIATLNGLEQTHYVSLVTVASKIVLTVVSLGLLFAGFNVIWIGWANVLAAVVAFLGDAFFLFRQHRPQWRVDLRAAKQMLLDSKQYLVTALTLMVYQQIDRLFIAMFASTEAVGWYGTAVNLFGTLMFFPVAIGTVIFPTLTRRFAAGQEHLTMAARPIFNIMLALSIPIGLGLLALAEPIALLLYGEAFRPTGVVLAVLGLVLICTYLNTVLSQLLIAAERTAALNVIMIAATVATLPLDFVLVPWTDQVFGNGALGGALAYTVTELGILIAAIKLLPRGTLNAQNWRAGLLTSMAGVGMVLSIWWLRDSTFFFLGVPLGAVVYVGLVLALRALPDEDMTIIKDALSKVIERIPFLRGKLRAVQPEP, encoded by the coding sequence GTGAGTAGCCATGCAACCTCGCCGGCGCCGATCAGTGGCGCCCGGCTGGCCCGTAATGCCAGCGCAATGATGGCAGCACAATTGCTGACGTGGGCAATGGCGTTCCTGGTGGCCATTTTTCAGCCTCGTATTCTGGGACCGCTGGCAATCGGTCAGCTCTCTATTGCCCTCTCGATCTGGATGATCGTCGGTGTGTTGATCACCTTTGGCATGGACACCTACCTCACAAAGGCGGTGGCCCGTGAACCCCATCGTACCGGTACCCTGGTAACAACCAGTCTGCTGGTACGCACCGCTCTGTGGCTTCTCGGTTGTCTGGCCGTCTTTGGCTATGATCTGGCCGCCGTCTCTGCCGATCCGACCCAGACGGCACTGATCTGGATCATTGGTCTCATGACCCTCTTCTCGGTGTTGAGTGGTGGGCTGATTGCAACCCTGAACGGTCTGGAGCAGACGCATTATGTATCGCTGGTGACGGTGGCAAGCAAGATTGTGCTGACGGTCGTCAGCCTTGGCTTGCTTTTTGCCGGCTTTAATGTAATTTGGATCGGCTGGGCGAATGTGCTGGCAGCCGTAGTTGCTTTCCTCGGCGACGCATTTTTCCTCTTTCGCCAACACCGACCACAGTGGCGAGTTGATCTGCGAGCAGCAAAGCAAATGCTGCTCGATTCGAAACAATATCTGGTGACAGCACTAACGCTCATGGTGTATCAACAGATTGATCGGCTCTTCATCGCCATGTTTGCTTCGACCGAAGCTGTTGGCTGGTATGGCACTGCTGTCAATCTGTTCGGTACATTAATGTTCTTTCCGGTGGCAATTGGGACGGTGATCTTTCCAACTTTAACCCGCCGGTTTGCCGCCGGCCAAGAACATCTAACGATGGCGGCCCGTCCGATTTTTAACATAATGCTGGCATTGAGTATACCCATCGGTCTGGGATTGCTGGCGCTGGCCGAACCGATTGCGCTATTACTCTACGGCGAAGCATTTCGTCCAACCGGGGTGGTGCTGGCGGTGTTAGGCCTGGTCTTGATCTGCACCTACCTGAACACCGTCCTGAGCCAGTTGTTGATTGCTGCCGAGCGAACTGCGGCACTCAATGTGATCATGATCGCAGCGACGGTGGCGACGTTGCCGTTGGATTTTGTGCTGGTGCCCTGGACCGATCAGGTGTTTGGGAACGGCGCTTTGGGTGGCGCACTGGCCTACACGGTGACTGAATTAGGCATCTTGATTGCCGCAATAAAGCTGCTGCCGAGAGGCACGCTCAATGCCCAAAACTGGCGAGCAGGATTACTCACGAGCATGGCCGGGGTAGGGATGGTTCTCTCGATCTGGTGGCTACGTGACTCGACCTTCTTCTTCCTCGGTGTACCATTAGGGGCAGTCGTATACGTGGGGCTGGTACTGGCACTGCGGGCATTGCCTGACGAAGATATGACGATCATCAAAGACGCGCTGAGCAAGGTGATTGAACGTATCCCCTTCCTGCGCGGGAAATTGCGTGCGGTGCAGCCTGAGCCGTGA
- a CDS encoding glycosyltransferase family 2 protein: MNTTTVDVVISTYGRGAAIDATIASLRRSTYSQFILWVLDQSEDDRTEQCVRSHAESDERIRYVRRPVRGISATRNAGVAMGNTPYILFTNDDCVLDPNWIGALVAELHDPQTWLAFGAVLPGPHQEGADELVLGTCNGSRHVFQHNRFNLAFGHGHNMGACRDAFERLGGFDELIGAGAPLGAWEERDLGYRALKAGGRIVFTPEAIAYHHHWQSWQGARRSFRAYGIGAGAVAGKYLRCGDTGGIVILAEWLFSQGLRQIASGIIKWHRRDKVLLGLDQLYYPFVGLRKSLNYQINPETCCYIAPDRVAGADPSHRGVLP, from the coding sequence ATGAATACGACAACCGTAGATGTCGTGATCTCAACGTATGGGCGAGGGGCAGCGATTGATGCCACTATTGCCAGCTTACGGCGGAGTACCTATTCGCAATTCATCCTGTGGGTGCTTGATCAGAGCGAAGATGATCGAACCGAACAATGTGTACGTTCCCATGCCGAGTCTGATGAGCGTATCCGGTATGTGCGGCGACCCGTGCGTGGCATTTCGGCGACCCGTAATGCCGGCGTAGCAATGGGGAATACGCCGTACATTCTGTTTACGAATGATGACTGCGTGCTCGATCCGAACTGGATTGGCGCCCTGGTTGCAGAGCTACACGATCCGCAGACCTGGCTGGCATTCGGGGCTGTTTTACCGGGGCCGCATCAAGAGGGTGCCGATGAACTGGTGCTGGGAACGTGCAATGGTTCCCGTCATGTTTTTCAGCACAATCGCTTCAATTTAGCGTTCGGTCATGGCCATAACATGGGTGCTTGCCGTGATGCCTTTGAACGACTCGGTGGCTTTGATGAATTGATCGGCGCCGGCGCGCCGCTGGGTGCCTGGGAAGAGCGCGACCTGGGGTATCGAGCATTGAAGGCTGGTGGACGAATCGTCTTCACCCCAGAGGCAATCGCCTATCATCACCACTGGCAAAGCTGGCAAGGTGCACGACGCAGCTTTCGCGCCTACGGCATTGGTGCCGGCGCAGTTGCCGGCAAATATTTGCGCTGCGGCGATACAGGTGGCATTGTGATCCTGGCCGAATGGTTGTTTAGTCAGGGATTGCGCCAGATTGCTTCGGGAATTATCAAGTGGCATCGCCGGGATAAAGTGCTGTTGGGCCTCGATCAGCTTTATTACCCCTTCGTTGGCTTACGCAAAAGCCTGAACTACCAAATCAATCCTGAAACGTGTTGCTACATCGCACCAGATCGGGTGGCTGGTGCCGACCCATCACACAGGGGAGTTTTACCGTGA
- a CDS encoding response regulator, with protein MTTIMIVDDYVPSHRLMSFVLEQYGYTVVTAIDGVQALRHLDTYAVDLVVTDLTMPRMDGIELVREMRANERFSGIPVIIVTGSVEERDAVKAAGVGVNAFLTKPVDSDDLIHEVERQLRGEALRRTA; from the coding sequence ATGACGACAATTATGATAGTTGATGATTACGTTCCCAGCCATCGGCTGATGAGTTTTGTCCTCGAACAGTACGGTTATACAGTGGTTACCGCTATCGATGGTGTCCAGGCTTTACGTCACCTGGATACGTATGCCGTCGATCTGGTAGTCACCGATTTGACGATGCCGCGGATGGATGGCATTGAGCTGGTACGTGAAATGCGCGCCAATGAACGCTTTAGTGGTATACCGGTCATTATCGTTACCGGTAGTGTTGAAGAGCGGGATGCAGTAAAAGCAGCCGGCGTTGGAGTCAACGCCTTCCTCACCAAACCGGTCGACTCGGACGATCTGATTCACGAAGTAGAGCGGCAACTCCGCGGCGAGGCACTTCGGCGCACTGCATAA
- a CDS encoding ATP-binding protein, translated as MSLQHKEVIRLDLPARYAYLHLLSETIAELLRQVDAVNETLVYNIQLAAHEVCTNIVSHAYHNRQNGEDRIRVTLVLHPQPARLEIELHDTGDSFDPELVPQPNLVEAQIHGYGLFLIRHLMDHVAYTSRADGNYWHLVKYLVSGR; from the coding sequence GTGAGCCTGCAACACAAGGAAGTGATCCGGCTCGATCTGCCGGCCCGGTATGCCTATTTGCATCTCCTGAGCGAAACAATTGCAGAGTTGCTCCGACAGGTAGATGCAGTCAATGAAACGCTGGTATACAATATACAGCTCGCAGCCCACGAAGTCTGCACAAACATCGTTAGCCATGCCTATCACAATCGGCAAAACGGTGAGGATCGGATCAGAGTGACACTCGTCTTGCATCCACAGCCGGCTCGCCTGGAGATTGAGTTGCATGATACGGGTGATTCGTTTGATCCGGAGCTGGTACCACAACCCAATCTGGTCGAAGCCCAAATTCATGGCTATGGCCTCTTCTTAATCCGTCACTTGATGGATCACGTTGCATATACATCGCGTGCGGATGGTAACTACTGGCATTTGGTGAAGTATCTGGTATCGGGGAGATAA
- a CDS encoding PP2C family protein-serine/threonine phosphatase, which translates to MLVSLLSSQYTRFQAMAEAWLAQGAQTFGVYEQGRPLAYWPAGQRMLPPDLTAAIYRYDEVIGELRLTGLRDEAARQRLQAEAGLISYIVQLEHELQCMTADLVTSQDQQLALYRLTQAMRDLVTIRETLQAVVNEALRMLKGRAGFATYVAANGGEPIVVQSSACGLNNEVIWRLYWQLQTEDRPLLLREDDGDLRRPPGVHNLLLLPIRVRGMMMASLGIIDRAEGFGTPELKLGRAITDQASAQIERILLYQEMVEQARLRSEMDLARRVQTDLLPRTLPEVAGLDIYAYSRPALQVGGDFFDFINIPNHPFIFTIGDVSGKGVSAALLMSMTRTALHSKAQFMPSPTPASVMRQSSEDLYNDFTRIGVFATIFVGQYDHSNREIMYTNAGHAPVIYRPCHGKAELLLADHTAVGVLPVNNFQNRYLAMRPGDLLIVATDGFSDARNADDELFGIDRLLAAVDELAEQPARAIADGLFSVVDRFSAGHPQDDDQTIIVIKGAAL; encoded by the coding sequence ATGCTCGTCTCGTTGCTCAGCTCGCAGTATACACGCTTTCAGGCCATGGCCGAGGCCTGGTTAGCGCAGGGAGCACAAACGTTTGGCGTTTACGAACAGGGGCGTCCATTGGCCTATTGGCCGGCAGGTCAGCGTATGCTCCCGCCTGATCTGACAGCGGCTATCTATCGCTACGATGAAGTCATCGGTGAACTGCGACTGACCGGCTTACGCGACGAGGCAGCACGGCAGCGGTTACAGGCAGAGGCGGGGCTGATTAGCTATATCGTCCAGCTTGAGCATGAACTGCAATGCATGACCGCCGATCTGGTTACCAGTCAGGATCAGCAACTGGCGTTGTATCGATTAACCCAGGCCATGCGCGATCTGGTAACCATTCGTGAAACGCTCCAGGCCGTCGTCAATGAAGCACTTCGCATGCTCAAAGGGCGAGCCGGGTTTGCAACGTATGTTGCTGCCAATGGTGGTGAACCGATTGTCGTGCAATCTTCAGCCTGCGGCTTGAACAACGAGGTCATCTGGCGCCTGTATTGGCAACTACAGACAGAAGATCGGCCACTGCTGCTCAGAGAAGATGATGGCGATTTGCGACGACCACCCGGCGTTCACAACTTACTGCTGCTGCCAATACGGGTGCGCGGCATGATGATGGCGAGCCTGGGGATTATTGATCGTGCCGAAGGCTTTGGCACACCGGAGCTAAAATTAGGCCGTGCGATTACCGATCAGGCTAGCGCGCAAATTGAGCGGATTCTCCTGTACCAGGAAATGGTTGAGCAGGCCAGACTACGCAGTGAGATGGATCTGGCCCGGCGTGTCCAGACCGATCTCTTGCCCCGCACATTACCGGAAGTAGCCGGTCTGGACATTTACGCATATTCGCGGCCCGCACTCCAGGTGGGGGGTGATTTCTTCGATTTTATCAACATCCCCAATCACCCCTTCATCTTCACGATTGGCGACGTAAGTGGCAAAGGGGTCTCTGCCGCTTTGCTCATGTCGATGACCCGCACCGCCCTGCATAGCAAAGCGCAATTTATGCCATCGCCGACGCCGGCATCGGTGATGCGGCAATCCAGTGAAGATCTGTACAACGATTTTACCCGGATCGGCGTCTTTGCAACTATCTTTGTTGGTCAGTATGACCACAGCAATCGTGAAATTATGTATACCAATGCCGGTCATGCCCCGGTCATCTACCGGCCATGCCACGGTAAGGCAGAGTTGCTGTTAGCCGACCACACAGCAGTTGGTGTACTGCCGGTGAACAACTTTCAAAACCGTTATCTGGCGATGAGGCCGGGTGATCTGCTGATTGTTGCCACCGATGGCTTTAGCGATGCCCGCAATGCCGATGATGAACTGTTTGGGATTGATCGTCTGTTAGCGGCTGTCGATGAGCTGGCCGAACAACCGGCACGGGCAATTGCCGATGGTTTATTTAGCGTGGTTGATCGGTTTAGTGCCGGTCATCCCCAGGATGATGATCAGACAATCATCGTAATCAAAGGAGCGGCGCTGTGA
- a CDS encoding STAS domain-containing protein, with translation MEMKPRMVGNVAVLAITGRLDANTVPPVQQWLEQATGAPGARVLVDLSETTFVDSTALATLVSALKRCQQGQGEFALCGLRRPVLMIFELTRLDKAFTIFVDADHALSVLNA, from the coding sequence ATGGAAATGAAGCCACGGATGGTCGGGAATGTGGCAGTCCTTGCCATTACAGGCCGACTTGATGCCAATACAGTACCACCGGTCCAACAGTGGCTGGAACAGGCGACAGGCGCACCTGGGGCACGGGTACTGGTTGATCTGAGCGAAACGACGTTTGTTGACTCAACCGCTCTGGCAACCCTGGTTTCGGCATTGAAGCGTTGCCAGCAGGGACAAGGCGAATTTGCGCTGTGTGGTCTGCGACGGCCCGTGTTAATGATATTTGAACTGACCAGACTCGACAAAGCGTTCACTATTTTTGTTGATGCCGATCATGCACTGTCCGTTTTGAATGCCTGA
- a CDS encoding sugar transferase, translating to MTIAFIIATAEERRLAPLTDVAPDVLLPIVDRPVMATTIEILARAGIKRILIALHEQSAPITAVFGSGRRWGVDIEYVSLNEAWADGGALRWAAPLIHETCLVIPGNAIIDVAIEAALDHHQRQGALLTAITHQPHPHQATPYAVVAADGQIGAVLETPTGADVVALTGAYIVEPALIEHIPLRSRCVIATDLLPRLIAGQTPVQNFTFSGYWNPLTTLTDYYAAQQVFLYSAYRALDPNLTDGPADTVRYPSLSGRKIAPGIWVGRNDSIHPSVRIAPPLYIGDNCWIGREAELGTGTVIGSGCMVDDEATVTASIVWSDTYVGQLVNLNQRIVYPGMIVDPDTGEQTAIVDAFLIGRVSAVTASVGRFASFLNRLAALLLLILLSPLFLLTGILAALGSGGRPLVGVARIGERIILPDGHMTLRPFTLWRWHTRHADGRYRWFGRWLETYELHRLPELLSVLRGDLQLVGVKPLTPNEAALLNEEWQQRRHDVPPGVTGLWYVQASSDDLDTVIIADVYYSATRSWRRDLDLLVRTPVAWLRRVTKAHQTVRSSLTPDLTLPPNR from the coding sequence ATGACTATTGCTTTCATCATTGCTACGGCTGAAGAGCGTCGGTTGGCCCCCTTAACCGACGTTGCACCTGATGTGTTATTACCGATTGTTGACCGCCCGGTGATGGCGACCACGATTGAAATTCTGGCCCGCGCCGGTATCAAACGTATTCTGATTGCGCTCCACGAACAGAGTGCTCCCATTACTGCGGTGTTCGGTAGTGGCAGACGTTGGGGTGTTGATATCGAGTACGTTTCACTGAACGAAGCGTGGGCAGATGGCGGTGCGCTGCGCTGGGCAGCGCCCCTTATTCACGAGACCTGTCTGGTCATTCCGGGAAACGCGATTATTGATGTTGCGATAGAAGCAGCGCTTGATCATCACCAGCGGCAGGGAGCACTGCTGACGGCGATTACCCATCAACCTCACCCGCATCAGGCCACACCATATGCCGTGGTCGCGGCTGATGGTCAGATCGGTGCCGTGCTCGAAACACCAACCGGGGCTGATGTCGTTGCCCTTACCGGAGCGTATATTGTTGAGCCGGCGCTGATTGAACACATCCCGCTGCGCAGTCGTTGTGTTATCGCCACCGATCTGCTACCGCGCTTGATTGCCGGGCAAACACCGGTACAGAATTTTACCTTCAGCGGTTACTGGAATCCGCTCACGACACTGACCGACTATTACGCAGCTCAACAGGTCTTCCTCTACAGCGCCTATCGAGCACTTGATCCCAACCTCACCGACGGACCTGCGGACACGGTTCGCTACCCTTCGCTCAGCGGACGCAAAATTGCCCCAGGCATCTGGGTTGGGCGTAACGATTCGATCCATCCGAGTGTACGGATTGCGCCCCCCCTGTACATTGGCGACAACTGCTGGATCGGGCGTGAGGCTGAACTCGGCACGGGAACGGTCATCGGTAGCGGTTGTATGGTCGATGATGAAGCCACCGTCACGGCCAGTATTGTGTGGAGCGACACCTACGTGGGACAACTGGTCAATCTCAATCAACGGATTGTCTATCCTGGGATGATTGTAGACCCGGATACCGGTGAGCAGACGGCAATTGTCGACGCCTTTCTCATCGGGCGGGTTTCAGCAGTGACCGCTAGCGTTGGGCGATTTGCCAGTTTCCTGAATCGGCTCGCTGCGCTTCTGCTCTTGATCCTGCTCAGCCCATTGTTTTTACTGACGGGTATCCTGGCTGCTCTGGGGAGTGGTGGACGACCACTGGTGGGGGTCGCACGGATTGGTGAACGAATTATCTTGCCTGATGGTCACATGACTCTGCGGCCTTTCACACTCTGGCGCTGGCACACGCGCCACGCAGACGGGCGCTACCGCTGGTTTGGTAGATGGCTGGAAACGTATGAATTGCATCGTTTACCAGAACTCTTAAGTGTCCTGCGTGGCGACTTGCAACTGGTCGGCGTCAAACCCCTGACACCAAATGAGGCAGCGCTGTTAAACGAAGAGTGGCAGCAGCGACGGCACGATGTGCCGCCTGGAGTGACCGGTTTGTGGTATGTTCAGGCTTCATCCGATGATCTCGATACAGTGATTATTGCCGATGTATACTATAGCGCGACACGCTCGTGGCGAAGAGACCTTGACCTGTTGGTTCGGACCCCGGTTGCCTGGCTACGCCGGGTAACAAAGGCGCATCAGACTGTCAGATCGTCATTGACACCCGATCTGACCCTGCCACCTAACCGATAG
- a CDS encoding WecB/TagA/CpsF family glycosyltransferase — translation MRKLLVILGVPIDNLTMAEALDRCDEFIAEGRATGRLHQIATVNADFVVNALHDPELRRILQEADMATADGMPLVWASRLLGGPLPGRVTGADMVPALAERAAQRGYSIFFLGAREGVAAKAAAILQERYPGLKVAGVLSPPPRSVLEMDRSIVETVKAAQPDILLVAFGNPKQEKWIRMYAHDLRVPIAIGVGGTFDMIVGVTKRAPLWMQRSGLEWVYRLVQEPRRLWKRYVHDFVYFGYFFFRQWWAMQRGSALSMVPNPEPAQVPPPIEPAAPPIPWPVLTVGHRLDVNNLESFRQEAYRLLGEQHYLILDLSQTQFLDSSALGALVALAKQARAKGGDLFLLNVQEPILRILDLLKLDRFFERFPDLSAIADRITQEQHPLPASSTTTHGWTIISAPRLFDAATATTFLNEASAKLDQGERLIIDCSGTTFMASAGMAALVKLDRLAREHNSALRLAGCSHDVLRTLQLVRLDQVLHIFPDVTAATTAPLPDTSVATEGA, via the coding sequence ATGCGCAAACTGCTCGTTATTCTGGGTGTGCCGATTGATAACTTGACCATGGCTGAGGCGCTTGATCGCTGCGATGAGTTTATCGCGGAAGGTCGGGCAACCGGTCGTCTCCATCAGATTGCGACGGTCAACGCCGATTTTGTGGTCAATGCGCTGCACGATCCCGAACTACGGCGTATCTTGCAAGAGGCGGATATGGCGACTGCCGATGGGATGCCGCTGGTCTGGGCATCAAGGCTATTGGGAGGGCCACTGCCGGGGCGCGTCACCGGGGCCGATATGGTGCCGGCACTGGCTGAACGGGCAGCCCAGCGCGGTTATTCGATCTTCTTTCTGGGTGCGCGGGAAGGCGTAGCGGCAAAAGCAGCAGCTATCTTGCAAGAGCGGTATCCCGGACTTAAAGTCGCCGGTGTTCTGTCGCCACCCCCCCGCTCAGTCCTGGAAATGGATCGCTCGATTGTCGAGACGGTGAAGGCTGCCCAACCAGATATTTTGCTGGTGGCTTTCGGTAACCCGAAACAAGAGAAGTGGATTCGCATGTACGCCCATGATCTGCGGGTACCAATTGCCATTGGTGTTGGTGGTACGTTTGACATGATCGTTGGCGTTACCAAACGCGCCCCGCTGTGGATGCAACGCAGTGGGCTGGAATGGGTGTACCGACTCGTCCAGGAACCTCGCCGCTTGTGGAAGCGATATGTTCACGATTTTGTCTACTTCGGGTATTTCTTTTTCCGGCAGTGGTGGGCAATGCAACGGGGAAGTGCCCTGAGTATGGTGCCCAACCCGGAACCAGCGCAGGTGCCGCCACCAATCGAGCCGGCAGCCCCACCAATACCGTGGCCGGTGCTGACTGTCGGGCATCGCCTTGACGTTAATAACCTGGAGTCATTCAGACAGGAAGCGTACCGACTGTTGGGTGAACAGCATTATCTCATTCTCGACCTGAGCCAGACCCAATTTCTCGACAGTTCAGCACTTGGCGCCCTGGTTGCTCTGGCCAAGCAGGCGCGCGCTAAAGGCGGCGATCTGTTCCTGCTTAACGTGCAGGAACCAATTCTCCGCATTCTCGACTTGCTCAAACTGGATCGCTTCTTTGAGCGCTTTCCTGATTTGTCGGCCATCGCAGACCGGATCACTCAGGAACAACACCCCCTGCCGGCATCGTCAACCACAACGCACGGCTGGACGATTATATCTGCACCGCGCCTGTTTGATGCGGCAACCGCAACCACCTTCCTGAACGAAGCCAGCGCAAAACTTGATCAAGGCGAACGTCTGATTATCGATTGCAGTGGTACGACCTTTATGGCCAGTGCCGGCATGGCTGCGCTGGTCAAACTCGACCGACTTGCCCGCGAGCACAACAGCGCCCTCCGCCTTGCCGGTTGTTCACACGATGTGCTGCGGACACTGCAACTGGTACGCCTCGATCAGGTCTTACACATCTTTCCAGATGTCACGGCGGCAACAACGGCACCTTTGCCTGACACCTCTGTAGCCACTGAAGGAGCCTGA
- a CDS encoding exopolysaccharide biosynthesis polyprenyl glycosylphosphotransferase has protein sequence MNVVKPKSHHLDNKTERMLTIFAERRFQRTRANQRLRLALSWWVIRTKLLSRLKRVLDVTVAVIAIILTSPIMLMTALLIKLESPGPVIFKQVRVGKDGEHFYCYKFRSMYVDAEQRLRELQAKNEADGPVFKMKRDPRVTRVGRVIRKLSIDELPQLFNVLKGEMSLVGPRPALPSEVAKYTYEQIGRLHAIPGITGLQQVSGRSDLDFKRWVELDLQYIAEQSIWKDIEILLRTIPAVLLGRGAY, from the coding sequence ATGAACGTTGTCAAACCGAAATCGCACCATCTTGATAATAAGACAGAGCGCATGCTCACCATCTTTGCCGAGCGTCGTTTTCAGCGCACCCGCGCCAATCAGCGTTTGCGACTGGCCTTATCGTGGTGGGTGATTCGTACCAAACTGCTCTCACGTCTTAAGCGAGTGTTGGATGTGACGGTTGCGGTGATTGCGATTATTTTGACGTCGCCAATCATGCTGATGACAGCACTGTTAATCAAACTCGAGTCACCGGGACCGGTGATCTTCAAACAGGTGCGTGTCGGCAAAGATGGCGAACATTTCTATTGTTATAAATTCCGCTCGATGTACGTTGATGCCGAGCAACGGCTGCGCGAATTGCAGGCCAAAAATGAAGCCGATGGCCCGGTATTCAAGATGAAGCGCGACCCGCGTGTAACCCGAGTCGGTCGGGTGATCCGGAAGCTCAGTATCGACGAATTGCCACAACTCTTTAACGTACTGAAAGGCGAGATGAGTCTGGTTGGGCCACGCCCTGCCTTACCGAGCGAAGTCGCGAAATATACCTATGAGCAGATCGGGCGCCTGCACGCCATTCCTGGCATCACCGGTTTGCAACAGGTGTCAGGGCGAAGCGATCTCGACTTTAAGCGTTGGGTTGAGCTGGATTTGCAATATATTGCCGAGCAAAGCATCTGGAAGGATATTGAAATTCTGTTACGCACCATTCCGGCGGTTCTGCTGGGACGAGGTGCTTACTGA